A window of Fluoribacter dumoffii NY 23 contains these coding sequences:
- a CDS encoding glycosyl hydrolase: protein MIRKINNLNTTTKNFLLATTIFLSNSQIIHGATQLGQGIYYDEQQIKKLAQKYPGRVSKDAGYPLINNYSTLKSVFQGSQFGLGNKPITTGQWWTPMLAVDKAAGQIQDSDYLNPLLLIPNPLTVRLTEKGISLGIPLQNAKVDNVHVDRGYDNTLDVTLTTGDLMGTAPLVADYSDWMVTVGWARNNSPLLAASVVEGSPFIFVEKKSNQNAAYLQFTNSQDAKLLSQEKGLSVFKTKNASDQRYRYYAYFTNPDASIAPWKTSAGAVIVPVNQGGSGVIVPATSINTTEINRYFSLAVIPASSDSEAVTMASQFKPYAYTYIKNTSITYEYDKNNAKVITHFNFDSQTVYANTALKKQPLVLLYPWQIKNMSSSEKANCLFQDNCAGNQGTVKTLKGTMHAYVVPAISGETSSFSTEVGFHGVLPVLPNRLSQADLDKIASYSFALPPDPHLDAKNPWTDTYATGKLLSREAQLIKIANVLMGTSTPNPQYKKIRDEMLTNLKNQVTSFLTGLNYTDPCPDGSTNCTRPEGSWFYSYNSQWYTMMGFPSGFFTATTLTDHPFHWGYLLDAAATIAQFDKEWAQNYGAMVNLLIRDICDYRYQQDEGATRFPHFRSFDPYAGLSSALGMPYSFDNVNEEDSAEFMNLAQAIILWGLNTEGVHFDGDTTSPQTLVETGLYLYTTEEQGLNHYHFNQNPDSGVFPTGWSNTTTGQNYLLVGNVWGGKLDRSTYFCAGQPCYYQNLASNTLPINAGSFYLGYDPGFVTRVYNEDAKNPCSGDAANSAYCGTLLKYLALGDPLKASQYYTQYFDAQAHTPDPGESKPSIFYWIQNLKALGPLNTSLSADTPAYAVFGAGDSTYVAAYNNEASAKQVNFYNQGSLVCSLENIQPGEIKVSVCGNEDPSPPVTQFSYMIYVGYPFKPVLINSSITCPDPITKNPACLVKNIAGSSVMTIAGSNSDLCTLAIGNDGGVSIINDKSKGCYINSTPATPDKAGAINLPGGF, encoded by the coding sequence ATGATAAGGAAGATCAATAATTTAAACACAACAACAAAAAATTTCCTTCTTGCAACAACAATTTTTCTTTCAAATAGTCAGATCATTCATGGAGCTACACAGCTGGGTCAAGGCATTTATTATGACGAGCAACAAATTAAAAAGCTTGCACAAAAATATCCAGGCCGGGTTTCGAAAGATGCAGGTTATCCGCTTATAAACAACTATTCGACCTTAAAATCTGTATTTCAAGGGAGCCAATTTGGGTTGGGGAACAAACCAATCACTACGGGGCAATGGTGGACCCCCATGCTTGCCGTCGATAAAGCTGCCGGACAAATTCAAGATAGTGATTATCTGAATCCCTTATTGTTAATTCCTAATCCACTTACTGTGCGCTTGACAGAAAAAGGGATTTCTTTAGGAATTCCTTTGCAAAATGCCAAAGTGGATAATGTCCATGTCGACCGTGGATATGATAATACGCTCGATGTTACACTGACCACAGGTGATTTGATGGGGACGGCCCCTTTAGTTGCTGATTATTCTGATTGGATGGTCACAGTGGGTTGGGCGCGCAATAATTCTCCTCTCCTTGCTGCCAGTGTAGTAGAAGGTTCTCCTTTTATTTTTGTCGAGAAGAAAAGCAATCAAAATGCTGCTTATCTGCAGTTTACTAATTCGCAGGATGCAAAACTATTAAGCCAGGAAAAAGGTTTGAGTGTTTTTAAAACAAAGAATGCGTCTGATCAGCGCTATCGCTATTACGCTTATTTTACAAATCCTGATGCATCAATTGCGCCCTGGAAAACCAGTGCGGGTGCGGTAATCGTCCCGGTAAATCAGGGGGGGAGCGGGGTTATTGTTCCTGCTACTTCAATTAATACCACAGAAATAAATCGTTATTTTTCTTTGGCTGTTATTCCTGCTTCTTCTGATTCAGAAGCAGTTACGATGGCAAGCCAATTCAAGCCTTATGCTTATACGTATATCAAAAACACAAGCATCACTTATGAATACGATAAAAATAACGCTAAAGTGATTACCCATTTTAATTTCGATTCACAAACAGTTTATGCGAATACTGCATTAAAAAAACAACCTTTGGTTCTGCTCTATCCCTGGCAAATTAAAAACATGAGCAGTAGTGAGAAAGCGAACTGTTTGTTCCAGGATAATTGTGCGGGCAATCAAGGTACTGTCAAGACTTTGAAAGGTACCATGCATGCTTATGTGGTCCCTGCAATATCCGGAGAAACTTCTTCCTTTTCTACCGAAGTAGGCTTTCATGGAGTTTTGCCGGTATTGCCGAATCGTCTTAGCCAGGCTGATCTGGATAAAATCGCAAGTTATTCCTTCGCATTACCTCCTGATCCCCACCTGGATGCCAAAAATCCCTGGACTGATACCTATGCAACAGGCAAATTGTTAAGCAGGGAAGCGCAACTTATAAAAATAGCCAATGTGTTAATGGGAACTTCAACTCCAAATCCCCAATATAAGAAGATTCGAGATGAGATGCTGACTAACTTGAAGAATCAGGTTACCAGTTTCCTGACAGGGTTAAATTATACCGATCCTTGCCCGGATGGATCTACCAATTGTACGCGGCCGGAGGGAAGCTGGTTTTATTCCTATAACAGCCAATGGTATACAATGATGGGATTTCCTAGTGGCTTTTTTACCGCGACCACCTTAACGGATCATCCGTTTCACTGGGGCTATTTATTGGATGCTGCCGCAACCATTGCACAATTCGATAAAGAATGGGCTCAAAATTATGGTGCTATGGTTAATTTGCTCATTCGCGATATTTGCGATTACAGATATCAGCAAGATGAAGGAGCAACCCGATTCCCCCATTTCCGAAGCTTTGATCCCTACGCGGGTTTATCCTCAGCTTTAGGAATGCCTTATAGCTTTGATAATGTGAATGAGGAAGACAGCGCTGAATTTATGAATTTGGCTCAGGCGATTATTCTATGGGGTTTAAATACGGAAGGGGTTCATTTTGATGGAGATACTACTTCTCCTCAAACCTTGGTGGAAACAGGTTTGTATCTTTATACTACGGAAGAACAGGGGTTAAATCACTATCATTTTAACCAGAATCCGGATTCAGGTGTTTTCCCAACGGGATGGTCAAACACGACTACCGGACAAAACTATTTACTGGTTGGCAATGTCTGGGGTGGCAAGCTGGATCGCTCAACTTATTTCTGCGCGGGTCAACCTTGTTATTATCAAAATCTGGCATCCAATACCCTACCTATAAATGCGGGATCCTTCTATCTGGGCTATGATCCAGGTTTTGTAACCAGAGTCTACAATGAAGATGCTAAAAATCCCTGTTCTGGCGATGCAGCAAATTCTGCTTATTGTGGTACCTTGTTGAAATACCTGGCTTTAGGTGATCCTCTGAAAGCATCGCAATACTATACACAATATTTCGATGCACAAGCCCATACCCCTGATCCAGGTGAATCCAAACCCAGTATTTTTTACTGGATTCAAAATTTGAAGGCACTTGGACCTTTAAATACGTCACTGAGCGCAGACACTCCCGCATATGCTGTCTTTGGGGCGGGGGATAGTACTTATGTGGCGGCTTATAACAATGAAGCGTCTGCGAAACAGGTTAATTTTTATAACCAGGGAAGTTTGGTTTGCAGTTTGGAGAACATACAACCGGGCGAAATAAAAGTAAGTGTTTGTGGTAATGAGGATCCCTCTCCTCCTGTAACCCAATTTTCCTACATGATCTATGTGGGTTATCCGTTTAAACCTGTGCTGATAAATAGCAGTATAACCTGTCCGGATCCAATCACTAAAAATCCTGCCTGTCTGGTGAAAAACATTGCTGGATCTTCAGTAATGACGATTGCCGGAAGTAATAGTGACCTGTGTACTTTAGCGATTGGTAATGATGGGGGGGTTAGCATAATAAATGACAAATCTAAAGGATGTTATATTAACTCAACGCCTGCAACCCCGGATAAAGCTGGAGCTATCAATCTCCCAGGTGGTTTTTAA
- a CDS encoding sensor domain-containing protein, with product MYRIFQKPLSIKNKDIFDKFKSEIKREQIKLLYQQIPIAIIGESLAAVFLGMALWHVINNTLVLIWLFYILVFSDLLKIPLLYFYHTKKELFSDKDWLNLIYAGIFISGVAWGIASSILIPTNSTPHQIYVVFMITGVTAAANVLYSPVQLAYLFFLFPSFGLFTLWLFLQGQIYVLLGICALIYIFVMLFVSYYFSQQLISTLAMRFKITNLSSVKMSLEEEVSTRTEELEKLLALTKSTLESTADGILVVNLKGNVEYFNQQFLDMWNIPPDFIKEHNDEEIINFVVNQVKDPDTFVNKIKELYNHDQESFDELHFKDGKIFERYSKPHWMYGQIVGRVWSFRDITLRVRLSYLANHDALTGLPNRTSLYERIEQTINYAQRTNSSLAVFFIDVDEFKLINDNLGHDAGDELLQKIALRLKKCVRESDTVARFGGDEFVLLFVTKSHKNTLLIAKKILDKISKPFKLTAQEVIVTSSIGISVYPKDGSDTTTLLKNADMAMYLAKRDGRNNFQFYNGAINEQSSRRLSMQTRIYNALKNQEFFILYQPIYDLKNMRLIGAEALLRWKQPDLGILMPDDFIPIAEETDLINQLGEWVFRHACFQNKTWQDMGLPPICMAINVSWKQLKKDNFIQIVQNAITDSGLSSEYLEIEFTESTVMKNSAKIDTVLQEISRMGIRMSIDDFGTGYSSLNSLRSFPVSKLKIDRGFVSGCTTNGNDASIVETIISLAHSLKLRVLAEGVDSTDKAFFLRQLHCDEVQGFLYSPPIEPQKMVELLKAPPSSKHNRRSLVARNQDFR from the coding sequence ATGTATCGAATATTTCAAAAACCACTTTCAATAAAAAACAAAGATATCTTTGATAAATTTAAATCTGAAATAAAACGGGAACAGATTAAATTACTTTATCAACAAATTCCGATTGCCATTATCGGAGAAAGCTTGGCTGCTGTGTTTCTTGGAATGGCCTTGTGGCATGTTATCAATAATACCCTGGTCCTTATTTGGCTTTTTTATATTCTTGTATTTTCAGATCTTTTAAAAATTCCTCTCCTTTATTTCTACCATACCAAGAAAGAACTTTTTTCGGATAAAGATTGGCTCAATTTAATTTATGCAGGCATTTTCATATCAGGTGTGGCATGGGGGATAGCAAGTTCAATTCTTATTCCAACAAATAGCACCCCCCATCAAATTTATGTAGTATTTATGATTACGGGAGTTACTGCTGCTGCAAACGTCCTTTACTCACCAGTACAGCTTGCTTATTTATTTTTTCTTTTTCCATCCTTTGGTCTTTTCACCCTATGGCTTTTTTTACAGGGACAAATCTATGTGCTCTTGGGAATTTGTGCCCTCATTTACATTTTTGTCATGTTATTCGTTTCCTATTATTTCAGTCAGCAGTTGATATCAACACTAGCCATGCGTTTTAAAATAACCAATCTCAGCTCCGTAAAAATGTCGCTTGAAGAAGAAGTCTCTACGCGGACCGAGGAATTGGAGAAGCTTCTAGCGCTGACCAAATCCACATTGGAATCAACTGCCGATGGCATTTTGGTGGTGAATTTGAAAGGAAATGTCGAGTATTTCAATCAACAATTTCTGGATATGTGGAATATTCCCCCAGACTTTATCAAAGAACATAATGATGAAGAAATTATAAATTTTGTGGTGAATCAAGTTAAAGATCCTGATACTTTCGTTAATAAAATCAAGGAACTTTATAATCATGATCAAGAGAGCTTTGATGAGCTTCATTTCAAGGATGGAAAAATATTTGAGCGCTATTCAAAACCCCATTGGATGTATGGACAAATTGTCGGACGGGTATGGAGCTTCCGCGATATCACATTAAGAGTTCGTTTATCTTATCTGGCAAACCATGATGCACTGACTGGACTCCCCAATCGCACATCCCTTTACGAGCGCATCGAGCAAACCATTAACTATGCCCAGCGAACGAATTCCAGCCTTGCAGTGTTTTTTATAGATGTCGATGAATTTAAATTGATTAACGATAATCTGGGCCATGATGCCGGAGATGAGCTGTTGCAAAAAATAGCCTTGCGCTTAAAAAAATGTGTCCGTGAAAGTGATACCGTAGCTCGTTTTGGCGGTGATGAATTTGTCCTTTTATTTGTGACCAAAAGCCATAAAAATACACTTCTCATAGCTAAAAAAATTCTTGATAAAATATCAAAACCATTCAAATTGACTGCTCAGGAAGTAATCGTCACGAGCAGTATTGGAATCAGTGTCTATCCTAAAGACGGATCAGATACCACCACCTTGCTTAAAAATGCAGATATGGCCATGTACCTTGCGAAGAGAGATGGGCGAAATAATTTTCAATTTTACAATGGTGCTATCAATGAACAGTCTTCCAGGCGTTTGTCCATGCAGACTCGCATCTACAATGCACTAAAAAATCAGGAGTTTTTTATCCTCTATCAACCCATATATGATTTAAAAAACATGCGCCTCATAGGCGCTGAGGCTTTGCTACGTTGGAAGCAGCCAGATTTGGGAATTCTGATGCCCGATGACTTTATCCCTATTGCAGAAGAAACCGATTTGATAAATCAATTGGGTGAATGGGTTTTTCGTCATGCCTGCTTCCAGAATAAGACCTGGCAGGATATGGGATTACCTCCAATTTGTATGGCAATCAATGTTTCCTGGAAGCAATTGAAAAAAGATAATTTCATTCAAATTGTTCAAAATGCAATAACAGATTCTGGGCTTAGCTCGGAGTATTTGGAAATTGAATTTACTGAAAGCACGGTGATGAAAAATTCAGCCAAGATTGACACCGTCTTGCAAGAAATATCCCGTATGGGAATCCGCATGTCCATCGATGATTTTGGAACAGGCTATTCAAGCCTCAACTCGTTAAGATCATTTCCTGTAAGCAAATTAAAAATTGACCGGGGATTTGTAAGTGGGTGTACAACCAATGGCAACGATGCATCCATCGTTGAAACAATAATTTCTCTCGCCCATAGCTTAAAACTTCGTGTCTTGGCTGAGGGCGTTGACTCTACGGACAAAGCCTTTTTCTTGAGACAACTTCATTGCGATGAGGTTCAAGGTTTTTTATATAGCCCCCCAATAGAACCCCAAAAAATGGTTGAACTCCTTAAAGCGCCCCCATCAAGCAAACATAACCGGCGTAGCCTGGTTGCCCGCAACCAGGATTTCCGTTAA
- a CDS encoding sensor domain-containing diguanylate cyclase — translation MIPPDKPEDETARLATLYKLHILDTEKEERFDRVTRIACKLFGVPISAISFLETERQWMKSTQGFDIKEAPRKTSFCGHALLSDEIMIVEDATKDKRFYDNPFVLGEPHFRFYLGCPLKVKGHNVGVICLIDDKPKSKKEVDQNMVYDLAKMVETDLEQFQISLTDELTGLSNRRGFLKLANYLFKKCQREKQIFTLLFFDLDKFKYINDHFGHAEGDKVLKAFANALLHNFRYSDVIARLGGDEFCVFCSGLNQENVANIIERLDNSLKSVETKGYKIEFSVGSIQYNHKEHQTLEDMLALADSKMYCSKKGKQA, via the coding sequence ATGATTCCTCCAGACAAACCAGAAGATGAAACTGCACGTTTAGCAACACTTTATAAATTACACATACTCGATACGGAGAAAGAGGAACGTTTCGATAGAGTAACTCGTATTGCATGTAAACTTTTCGGAGTTCCCATCTCTGCAATTTCTTTTTTAGAAACTGAGCGCCAATGGATGAAATCCACTCAAGGATTTGATATCAAGGAGGCTCCACGCAAAACCTCATTTTGTGGTCATGCTCTTCTTTCAGATGAAATTATGATTGTTGAAGATGCAACCAAGGATAAACGATTTTATGACAATCCCTTTGTCCTGGGTGAACCACATTTCAGGTTTTATTTAGGGTGTCCTTTAAAAGTCAAAGGACATAATGTAGGGGTCATTTGCTTGATTGATGACAAGCCTAAATCGAAAAAAGAAGTCGATCAAAACATGGTTTACGATCTCGCCAAAATGGTAGAAACAGATTTGGAACAATTTCAAATTTCCCTAACTGATGAATTAACTGGTTTATCTAACCGAAGGGGATTTTTAAAACTGGCCAACTATTTATTTAAAAAATGCCAACGGGAAAAGCAAATTTTTACCCTGTTATTTTTTGACTTAGATAAATTCAAATATATTAATGATCACTTTGGGCATGCGGAAGGTGACAAGGTTTTGAAAGCGTTCGCTAACGCCCTTCTTCACAACTTTCGTTATTCCGATGTAATCGCCCGTTTAGGCGGCGATGAATTTTGTGTCTTTTGTTCCGGATTAAACCAGGAAAATGTAGCGAACATTATTGAACGTTTAGACAATTCATTGAAATCTGTAGAAACCAAAGGTTATAAAATCGAATTCAGTGTGGGCAGTATCCAATATAATCACAAAGAACACCAGACCCTTGAAGATATGTTAGCTCTTGCTGACTCTAAAATGTATTGTAGTAAAAAAGGTAAGCAAGCGTAG
- a CDS encoding DUF2490 domain-containing protein produces the protein MTAAVFHRFYYVQVTDNLSIWVGYAWIYTGKPNTPNPFEEDRIWQQLLWTKTYKHLTFTSRTRTEQRFLENNPKTAYRLRQLLKISVPLKHFNKLSFVTSDEVFIHKNNFVGKNSRGFDQNRYFVGLGYKINPVLNTEVGYMNQYIRRFGVPDFLANIVSINFFLSL, from the coding sequence ATGACAGCAGCCGTTTTTCACAGATTTTATTACGTCCAGGTAACTGACAATCTTAGCATCTGGGTTGGCTATGCATGGATTTATACAGGGAAACCAAATACGCCTAATCCGTTTGAGGAAGATCGGATTTGGCAGCAATTGTTATGGACTAAAACATATAAACATTTAACGTTTACCAGTAGAACCCGCACAGAACAGCGCTTTTTAGAAAATAATCCCAAAACAGCCTATCGCTTGAGGCAACTGCTTAAAATTTCAGTTCCTTTGAAGCATTTTAATAAGTTGAGTTTTGTTACAAGCGATGAAGTGTTTATTCATAAGAATAATTTTGTGGGAAAAAACAGCCGTGGTTTTGATCAAAACCGATATTTTGTGGGACTAGGTTATAAAATAAACCCAGTATTGAATACTGAAGTTGGCTATATGAATCAGTATATCCGACGATTTGGGGTTCCCGATTTTTTAGCCAATATAGTTTCCATCAATTTTTTCCTGAGTTTATAG
- the greB gene encoding transcription elongation factor GreB, translating into MSKAFTKEDDEYSEPERPELKLPGIKNYMTPNGFAMLQAELRNLVSNERPEIVKVVSWAASNGDRSENGDYIYGKKRLREIDRRIRYLTKRLESAEIVDPKLQVGLTQVFFGATVQYVDENGEAHRVKIVGLDEADINAGKISWISPLAKTLLKARVGDDVTLRIGDEKRALTVTHISYEV; encoded by the coding sequence GTGAGTAAGGCTTTTACCAAAGAAGATGATGAGTATAGTGAACCAGAGCGTCCGGAGTTAAAATTACCGGGGATCAAAAATTATATGACTCCTAATGGTTTTGCCATGTTGCAAGCTGAGTTACGCAATTTAGTGAGTAATGAACGACCTGAAATTGTGAAAGTAGTAAGCTGGGCCGCAAGTAATGGGGATCGATCGGAAAATGGAGATTACATTTATGGAAAAAAACGTTTACGAGAAATTGACAGACGCATTCGCTATTTGACGAAACGATTGGAAAGCGCTGAAATCGTCGATCCTAAACTTCAGGTCGGTCTTACTCAAGTATTCTTTGGCGCCACGGTCCAATATGTCGATGAAAATGGTGAAGCTCATCGGGTCAAAATTGTTGGACTGGATGAAGCAGATATCAATGCAGGAAAAATAAGCTGGATTTCACCCCTGGCGAAAACTTTATTGAAAGCTCGAGTTGGGGATGATGTCACCTTACGGATTGGTGATGAGAAACGTGCATTAACAGTGACGCATATTTCTTATGAGGTATAA
- a CDS encoding cation:proton antiporter: MHHSLPLISTLAAALGLSLLLGFLATKLKLPTIIGYLLAGILIGPFTPGFVVNANLLME, from the coding sequence ATGCACCATAGCTTACCTTTAATATCAACCCTTGCAGCAGCTTTGGGTTTATCTTTACTGTTGGGATTTCTAGCTACTAAATTAAAATTGCCCACAATAATTGGTTATTTGCTTGCTGGAATTCTCATTGGACCATTTACGCCTGGATTTGTCGTGAACGCGAACTTGCTCATGGAATGA
- a CDS encoding DUF1543 domain-containing protein yields the protein MNLFVVYIGGSHPNSLIELHDLRFIVANSIEETYDALRKSWWGIPKSLHIDAWGILKYADGHSIQILQEQSAASTNKLFFVNLGGYDKKQFTELHKNIFVVAANEFEAKQKALTQISDWESPHRDYLYEIDNLLNINSLLKSEGYYLHLHRQVEPKPFEFTCSYNPIGRN from the coding sequence ATGAATTTATTTGTAGTATATATTGGTGGTTCCCACCCTAATTCTTTAATCGAACTCCATGATCTCCGCTTTATTGTCGCTAATTCAATTGAAGAGACATATGATGCCCTTAGAAAGAGTTGGTGGGGGATACCAAAAAGTTTGCATATAGATGCCTGGGGCATTTTAAAGTATGCAGATGGACATAGCATTCAAATTTTACAAGAACAATCTGCAGCGAGTACTAATAAATTATTTTTCGTCAATCTGGGTGGCTACGATAAGAAACAATTTACTGAATTACATAAAAATATTTTTGTAGTTGCTGCTAATGAATTTGAGGCGAAACAAAAAGCATTAACTCAAATTTCCGACTGGGAGTCTCCGCATCGTGATTATTTATATGAAATAGATAATTTACTTAATATTAATTCCTTGCTTAAAAGCGAGGGTTATTATCTACATTTACACAGGCAGGTCGAACCCAAGCCGTTTGAATTTACCTGTTCTTACAACCCCATTGGGAGAAATTAA